The Vanessa atalanta chromosome 24, ilVanAtal1.2, whole genome shotgun sequence genome has a segment encoding these proteins:
- the LOC125073579 gene encoding nuclear transcription factor Y subunit gamma, which translates to MSVCFFVPTDQAGSSAASEEQETDCGEETVLDNIHNTLQAFWTKVNDDMKKINADDFKTQVLPLARIKKIMKLDEEVKMISAEAPVLFAKAAEIFIHELTLRAWSHTEDNKRRTLQRNDIATAITKSDQFDFLIDIVPRHELKPSKPREDPPRATTSADQLAQQHQATMNNHSQFVIQPCAQIVQQSSSAAATTTSSQQPVTLVQQVVTSSGEVQPLPIQLTQAQLNMIRLQIQNNPNQPIVIQAQPQPQQSPQIIQVSSQAPHQPHQIFLAQVAPDET; encoded by the exons ATGTCCGTGTGCTTCTTTGTGCCAAC agaTCAAGCTGGCTCTTCGGCTGCATCAGAGGAGCAAGAAACAGATTGTGGCGAAGAGACCGTCCTAGATAACATACATAACACATTACAGGCATTCTGGACTAAAGTTAACGATGACATGAAAAAGATTAATGCG gACGACTTTAAAACCCAAGTGCTACCACTAGCAAGGATCAAAAAGATCATGAAACTAGATGAAGAAGTTAAGATGATATCGGCAGAAGCTCCAGTTCTATTTGCAAAAGCAGCAGAGATTTTCATCCACGAACTGACTCTACGAGCTTGGTCGCATACTGAAGATAATAAAAGAAGGACATTacag CGCAACGATATAGCAACGGCGATAACAAAATCAGATCAGTTCGACTTCCTTATAGACATAGTGCCCAGACATGAACTGAAGCCGAGTAAGCCTAGGGAAGATCCACCCCGAGCTACGACCTCAGCTGATCAG TTGGCGCAGCAGCACCAGGCCACTATGAACAACCATTCTCAGTTCGTCATACAGCCGTGCGCGCAAATCGTTCAG CAGTCATCAAGTGCAGCGGCGACCACCACCTCCAGCCAGCAGCCCGTCACGCTTGTCCAGCAAGTTGTCACTTCCTCCGGTGAAGTACAACCTTTAccg ATTCAGTTAACCCAGGCTCAGTTGAATATGATCCGGCtacagatacaaaataatcCGAACCAACCCATCGTTATACAAGCGCAGCCGCAACCGCAGCAGTCGCCACAGATTATACAA GTGTCTTCGCAAGCTCCACATCAACCACACCAAATATTCCTAGCCCAAGTTGCACCGGATGAGACATAG
- the LOC125073578 gene encoding zinc finger protein ubi-d4 isoform X1: MAAAEIQVVNPSNLTKIESFLNDPSYKEIIENSSTFNSRLCAERRMRMPFIDTQTGVAQSHSNLFMTRKQRMPGAREGQLYTYPSQRWRKARRQYLTMSSTRWGWSSVDATENIGEGENSSGIPDGLMGDDSRDGSQSAAKDDPKEWFYDELAMEEMETGEEPDPESDEDYYDDTYANRRKRRGAAPTGPGSRGGRVRKPLPDDTPVKRGRAGRGRKRAGQGSLLPYEVPGDSEKPFGCELCGAKYKTRPGLTYHFTHTHKEPGGAPAPGSDNDSRDSRAAHSPSAVVPPATEYQDSYVTFLNNPAGTGGSTTANSPPAGGLAPAAPAGAAPPPRRASPPPRPASADTSSSDSAHAPLVPPAPAPAPTTSAADLKEPDTKDIQQASPSPYCDFCLGDDRQNKKTGTPEELVSCSDCGRSGKRRGRPPRNGRKICYHLANRVCERHRPLRDNIKLNGVVEILTSMSYPADDFDTFASQTRLLENCEYATSPPSSRQSPARDAAELLVNGSGN; the protein is encoded by the exons ATGGCGGCCGCGGAGATCCAAGTTGTAAATCcatcaaatttaacaaaaatagaaaG TTTTCTCAATGATCCtagttataaagaaataattgaaaactcgTCTACATTTAACTCCCGATTATGTGCCGAAAGAAGGATGCGGATGCCCTTTATCGACACCCAAACCG GTGTCGCACAGAGCCATTCCAATTTATTCATGACCAGAAAACAAAGAATGCCCGGTGCAAGAGAAGGACAACTCTACACATATCCTTCACAAAG GTGGAGAAAAGCTCGCCGCCAATACTTAACAATGTCTTCGACGAGATGGGGTTGGAGTTCTGTAGATGCAACAGAAAATATTGGTGAAGGAGAAAACAGTTCTGGTATACCAGATGGACTTATGGGGGACGACAGTAGAGATGGATCACAGAGTGCTGCTAAAGATGACCCTAAG gaATGGTTCTATGATGAGCTAGCGATGGAGGAGATGGAGACGGGCGAGGAGCCCGATCCCGAGTCCGACGAGGACTACTACGACGACACATATGCCAATCGGCGCAAGCGACGCGGAGCTGCACCCACCGGGCCCGGCTCGCGCGGAGGGCGGGTGCGCAAGCCTCTGCCAGACGACACACCCGTCAAGCGCGGACGAGCG GGTCGCGGACGTAAACGCGCCGGTCAAGGTAGTCTCTTACCCTACGAGGTTCCCGGCGATAGTGAGAAACCGTTTGGATGTGAAC TTTGCGGCGCCAAGTACAAGACGCGGCCCGGCCTCACGTACCACTTCACGCACACGCACAAGGAGCCCGGCGGGGCCCCCGCGCCCGGCAGCGACAACGACTCGCGCGACAGCCGCGCCGCGCACTCGCCCTCCGCCGTCGTGCCCCCCGCCACCGAGTACCAGGACAGCTACGTCACCTTCCTCAACAACCCCGCCGGCACGG GAGGCTCCACCACCGCCAACTCGCCCCCGGCGGGCGGGCTGGCCCCCGCGGCCCCCGCGGGCGCGGCGCCGCCCCCCCGGCGCGCGTCTCCCCCGCCGCGCCCCGCGTCCGCCGACACGTCGTCGTCGGACTCCGCGCACGCGCCGCTCGTGCCCCCCGCGCCCGCCCCCGCGCCCACCACCAGCGCCGCCGACCTCAAGGAGCCCGACACCAAG GATATTCAACAGGCATCCCCCTCACCATACTGCGACTTCTGCCTCGGCGACGACCGGCAGAACAAGAAGACGGGAACGCCCGAGGAACTAGTGAGCTGCTCGGACTGCGGACGGTCAGGTAAGCGTCGCGGACGGCCGCCGCGGAACGGTAGGAAGATATGCTACCACCTCGCCAACCGCGTGTGCGAGCGGCACCGCCCGCTCAGGGACAACATCAAGCTGAACGGCGTCGTCGAGATCCTCACCTCCATGTCGTACCCCGCGGACGACTTCGACACCTTCGCCTCGCAGACCAGGCTGCTCGAGAACTGCGAGTACGCCACCTCGCCCCCCTCCTCCCGCCAGAGCCCCGCGCGGGACGCGGCCGAGCTGCTCGTCAACGGCTCCGGGAACTGA
- the LOC125073578 gene encoding zinc finger protein ubi-d4 isoform X3: MAAAEIQVVNPSNLTKIESFLNDPSYKEIIENSSTFNSRLCAERRMRMPFIDTQTGVAQSHSNLFMTRKQRMPGAREGQLYTYPSQRWRKARRQYLTMSSTRWGWSSVDATENIGEGENSSGIPDGLMGDDSRDGSQSAAKDDPKEWFYDELAMEEMETGEEPDPESDEDYYDDTYANRRKRRGAAPTGPGSRGGRVRKPLPDDTPVKRGRAGRGRKRAGQGSLLPYEVPGDSEKPFGCELCGAKYKTRPGLTYHFTHTHKEPGGAPAPGSDNDSRDSRAAHSPSAVVPPATEYQDSYVTFLNNPAGTGGSTTANSPPAGGLAPAAPAGAAPPPRRASPPPRPASADTSSSDSAHAPLVPPAPAPAPTTSAADLKEPDTKASPSPYCDFCLGDDRQNKKTGTPEELVSCSDCGRSGHPTCLQFTVNMIVSVRKYRWQCIECKCCSVCGTSDNDDQLLFCDDCDRGYHMYCLAPPLDTPPEGSWSCALCLKEFH, encoded by the exons ATGGCGGCCGCGGAGATCCAAGTTGTAAATCcatcaaatttaacaaaaatagaaaG TTTTCTCAATGATCCtagttataaagaaataattgaaaactcgTCTACATTTAACTCCCGATTATGTGCCGAAAGAAGGATGCGGATGCCCTTTATCGACACCCAAACCG GTGTCGCACAGAGCCATTCCAATTTATTCATGACCAGAAAACAAAGAATGCCCGGTGCAAGAGAAGGACAACTCTACACATATCCTTCACAAAG GTGGAGAAAAGCTCGCCGCCAATACTTAACAATGTCTTCGACGAGATGGGGTTGGAGTTCTGTAGATGCAACAGAAAATATTGGTGAAGGAGAAAACAGTTCTGGTATACCAGATGGACTTATGGGGGACGACAGTAGAGATGGATCACAGAGTGCTGCTAAAGATGACCCTAAG gaATGGTTCTATGATGAGCTAGCGATGGAGGAGATGGAGACGGGCGAGGAGCCCGATCCCGAGTCCGACGAGGACTACTACGACGACACATATGCCAATCGGCGCAAGCGACGCGGAGCTGCACCCACCGGGCCCGGCTCGCGCGGAGGGCGGGTGCGCAAGCCTCTGCCAGACGACACACCCGTCAAGCGCGGACGAGCG GGTCGCGGACGTAAACGCGCCGGTCAAGGTAGTCTCTTACCCTACGAGGTTCCCGGCGATAGTGAGAAACCGTTTGGATGTGAAC TTTGCGGCGCCAAGTACAAGACGCGGCCCGGCCTCACGTACCACTTCACGCACACGCACAAGGAGCCCGGCGGGGCCCCCGCGCCCGGCAGCGACAACGACTCGCGCGACAGCCGCGCCGCGCACTCGCCCTCCGCCGTCGTGCCCCCCGCCACCGAGTACCAGGACAGCTACGTCACCTTCCTCAACAACCCCGCCGGCACGG GAGGCTCCACCACCGCCAACTCGCCCCCGGCGGGCGGGCTGGCCCCCGCGGCCCCCGCGGGCGCGGCGCCGCCCCCCCGGCGCGCGTCTCCCCCGCCGCGCCCCGCGTCCGCCGACACGTCGTCGTCGGACTCCGCGCACGCGCCGCTCGTGCCCCCCGCGCCCGCCCCCGCGCCCACCACCAGCGCCGCCGACCTCAAGGAGCCCGACACCAAG GCATCCCCCTCACCATACTGCGACTTCTGCCTCGGCGACGACCGGCAGAACAAGAAGACGGGAACGCCCGAGGAACTAGTGAGCTGCTCGGACTGCGGACGGTCAG GTCACCCCACCTGCCTGCAGTTCACGGTGAATATGATAGTGTCGGTTCGCAAGTATCGATGGCAGTGCATCGAGTGCAAGTGCTGCTCCGTATGCGGGACCAGCGACAATGAC GACCAGCTGCTGTTCTGCGACGACTGCGACCGCGGCTACCACATGTACTGCCTGGCGCCGCCGCTCGACACGCCGCCCGAGGGCTCCTGGTCCTGCGCGCTCTGCCTCAAGGAGTTCCACTAG
- the LOC125073578 gene encoding zinc finger protein ubi-d4 isoform X2 — MAAAEIQVVNPSNLTKIESFLNDPSYKEIIENSSTFNSRLCAERRMRMPFIDTQTGVAQSHSNLFMTRKQRMPGAREGQLYTYPSQRWRKARRQYLTMSSTRWGWSSVDATENIGEGENSSGIPDGLMGDDSRDGSQSAAKDDPKEWFYDELAMEEMETGEEPDPESDEDYYDDTYANRRKRRGAAPTGPGSRGGRVRKPLPDDTPVKRGRAGRGRKRAGQGSLLPYEVPGDSEKPFGCELCGAKYKTRPGLTYHFTHTHKEPGGAPAPGSDNDSRDSRAAHSPSAVVPPATEYQDSYVTFLNNPAGTGGSTTANSPPAGGLAPAAPAGAAPPPRRASPPPRPASADTSSSDSAHAPLVPPAPAPAPTTSAADLKEPDTKASPSPYCDFCLGDDRQNKKTGTPEELVSCSDCGRSGKRRGRPPRNGRKICYHLANRVCERHRPLRDNIKLNGVVEILTSMSYPADDFDTFASQTRLLENCEYATSPPSSRQSPARDAAELLVNGSGN, encoded by the exons ATGGCGGCCGCGGAGATCCAAGTTGTAAATCcatcaaatttaacaaaaatagaaaG TTTTCTCAATGATCCtagttataaagaaataattgaaaactcgTCTACATTTAACTCCCGATTATGTGCCGAAAGAAGGATGCGGATGCCCTTTATCGACACCCAAACCG GTGTCGCACAGAGCCATTCCAATTTATTCATGACCAGAAAACAAAGAATGCCCGGTGCAAGAGAAGGACAACTCTACACATATCCTTCACAAAG GTGGAGAAAAGCTCGCCGCCAATACTTAACAATGTCTTCGACGAGATGGGGTTGGAGTTCTGTAGATGCAACAGAAAATATTGGTGAAGGAGAAAACAGTTCTGGTATACCAGATGGACTTATGGGGGACGACAGTAGAGATGGATCACAGAGTGCTGCTAAAGATGACCCTAAG gaATGGTTCTATGATGAGCTAGCGATGGAGGAGATGGAGACGGGCGAGGAGCCCGATCCCGAGTCCGACGAGGACTACTACGACGACACATATGCCAATCGGCGCAAGCGACGCGGAGCTGCACCCACCGGGCCCGGCTCGCGCGGAGGGCGGGTGCGCAAGCCTCTGCCAGACGACACACCCGTCAAGCGCGGACGAGCG GGTCGCGGACGTAAACGCGCCGGTCAAGGTAGTCTCTTACCCTACGAGGTTCCCGGCGATAGTGAGAAACCGTTTGGATGTGAAC TTTGCGGCGCCAAGTACAAGACGCGGCCCGGCCTCACGTACCACTTCACGCACACGCACAAGGAGCCCGGCGGGGCCCCCGCGCCCGGCAGCGACAACGACTCGCGCGACAGCCGCGCCGCGCACTCGCCCTCCGCCGTCGTGCCCCCCGCCACCGAGTACCAGGACAGCTACGTCACCTTCCTCAACAACCCCGCCGGCACGG GAGGCTCCACCACCGCCAACTCGCCCCCGGCGGGCGGGCTGGCCCCCGCGGCCCCCGCGGGCGCGGCGCCGCCCCCCCGGCGCGCGTCTCCCCCGCCGCGCCCCGCGTCCGCCGACACGTCGTCGTCGGACTCCGCGCACGCGCCGCTCGTGCCCCCCGCGCCCGCCCCCGCGCCCACCACCAGCGCCGCCGACCTCAAGGAGCCCGACACCAAG GCATCCCCCTCACCATACTGCGACTTCTGCCTCGGCGACGACCGGCAGAACAAGAAGACGGGAACGCCCGAGGAACTAGTGAGCTGCTCGGACTGCGGACGGTCAGGTAAGCGTCGCGGACGGCCGCCGCGGAACGGTAGGAAGATATGCTACCACCTCGCCAACCGCGTGTGCGAGCGGCACCGCCCGCTCAGGGACAACATCAAGCTGAACGGCGTCGTCGAGATCCTCACCTCCATGTCGTACCCCGCGGACGACTTCGACACCTTCGCCTCGCAGACCAGGCTGCTCGAGAACTGCGAGTACGCCACCTCGCCCCCCTCCTCCCGCCAGAGCCCCGCGCGGGACGCGGCCGAGCTGCTCGTCAACGGCTCCGGGAACTGA